DNA sequence from the Dreissena polymorpha isolate Duluth1 chromosome 3, UMN_Dpol_1.0, whole genome shotgun sequence genome:
tgaattagagagtggacaccatgctaaatgttaaataacgcactaagtgatccaaTGACCTTGTTTTAGGCCCcaaatggcccatgttcaaacttgtcctagagatcatttagataaaacttgtgaccaagtttggtgaggattggatgaaaactacttgaataagggagcggacaacatggtgaggtttaaaatgcactaagataccccttgacctagtttttgacccagcatgacccatattcaaactaaacctagacatcatctagatacaacttctgaccaagtatggtgaagattggatgaaaactacttgaattagagagcgaacaacattgtgaggtttaaaatgcactaagataccccgtaaCCTTGTTTTTAACccgtcatgacccatattcaaacttgacctggacatcatctagatacaacttctgaccaattttggtgaagattggattaaaactacttgaattagagagcggacaacattgtgatgtttaaaacacactaagtgaccccgtgaccttgtttttaacccggcatgacccatattcaaacttgctctagacattatccagaaacaatttctgaccaagtgtggtgaagatcggattaaaactacttgaatttaatatagagagcggacatcatggtgaggtttaaaacacactaagtgaccctgtgacctagtttttgacccggcatggcccatgttcaaacttgacctacacatcatctagttacaacttctgaccaagtgtggtgaagatcggattcaaactacttgaaatagagagcggacaccatgctcaatgtgtaaaacgtactaagtgacctggtgacctagtttttgacccggcaaggcccattttcgaacttggccttaagatcatctatatataacttctgtccaagtttggtgaagatcggatgaaaactacttgaattagagagcggacaacatgctgaatgtttaaaacacactaagtgaccccgtgacctagtttttgacccggcaaggcccatgttcgaacttggcattAAGATCATctacatgtagatacaacttctgaccaagtttggtgaagatcggataaaaacttcttgaattagagagcagataacattgtgatgtttaaaacgccctaagtgaccccgtgaccttgttttaaacccggcatgacccatattcttgctctagacattatcaagatacaactaaATACACCAAAAAACTCatgcgaaacgccggattttggggaaaataaagaaagtcttaaataatcaatgtaacatattttgctgtttttaaaacaaattaaaggcaacagataatttaattatgcaatatgttatattttctacactggatcaggttaacttgtgtatttaaagttaacaacatttttttttttttttttttttttttttttttaggggtaaaatgaagtctgggggaaaatttacctgccgaggggaaaaaaaatccgaggggaaagggctgtttttcggcgggtcccaaagaaggaaaaaaagccctggtcttaactggattttccatAAGAGAATGCcataaaagaagaaagtgttatccctgattagcctgtgcagactgcattatgcccaattttcccagagggAGGCTAAAGTAATAATGAAAACCATAAAGCTTACTTTGGTGGTTTTGCATGGATTTCTGTGTATATTTTTGCTCGTTTTGTGTAGTCCTCATACTGCTCCAGCAACAGTTTGCCTGCCTCCTCATTCAACGCAGACTCAGGGTTAGGAACTATCAGCAGACATTTAATGGTCTGAAATATATACCGGATAGTGACTCAGGATTTGGAACAATCAGAAAACATTTAATGGTCTAAAAATTATACACGATATTGACTCGTGGTTTGGGAATATCTGCAGACATTTAATGGTCTGAAAAATATACATGATTTCGTCACCTTAGTGTAAAACAGTGATAAgtccatatttcaaaattttacaggagagtAAAAAAACTGATTGTTATAAAAGATTGAGGTTTGATTTtaacattgttaacatttttatacagtttttaaactaaaaatatattagataaaatgtatttcagtatattgctaccaagtaatattatatttgatgaatTTGCACATAACTTCATTTgacactgaaatatttttagtGTGATACTGTAACAAGTGCACTTATTACTATATTGCACTAGACTTTCTTTGTGCAATAACTGAATAAGGTAAGATATTATGgtttaaaatcaaacaattactgaatttcttgtaaaattaagaataaaatgtttaaggatattgaaaacaaaataatgtttacaccaaTTTTGATGTAGGAAGCAAAATTATGAGCACTGGGGTTCTGCCATGCATAGCATTATGAATCTTTTTAAgatgaaatgaatattttttcatttttaaagaaacatcttgcatattaatgaaaaaacacatgtattgtttgataatttatatatatcaactttaaacaataatattacactggtatttaatttaacataattatatttgtaacaacgagcattaaaatttaatttgtaaacttcagaaaaataatttcattggaaCAGACACAAATTGAGGAGTATGACAACATCACTATACATTGATACAGTATACTTCGtctaatattatttaatgtgagTTAAATACAATTTGTCAAATTTGAATGACAAAAAGTTTAACCAATGAGACAAACAGTAGACATCTTTTACTACATGGCTTTTTCTTCTATATTGAAGAATCATTACAATTTCATGGCTTCACCTTGGCTGAAGTTGACAGTACTATCATCTTGAATTTTTTTGTCACTCTCCCATTACTTAAGTATTGATATATAACAAAGGCTTCTGATAAGCCCACATACACTTTTAATAAAGCTGGAGCATTTTGTTGCACATTTTAACTTTAAGTAGATAAAAGTTCAAGTTTTCTTCTtaaattttgttgcaaaatacCATGATATCTTGCAAAATACTACAGGAAAAATTATCCAGCATAAATTTGATCATTATTGTAGCCGAGAGTAAAAACAACAGTAACACTTTGGTTATCGCTCACAGGGCAAATCTTTGTAGAATGCATCACTAGACTGTTACATTTAGCCTGAGGAGTGGTCTGCTTGTAACCATGCAGGCCTGAAAGTCGTTTCAGGCAAGGCAATTGCAAATATTGTGAGCGGCAATATCCTTAAGAAGTACAAATGTATTTCCTCGCTAAGTAAAGAAACAGGGCTTTCGAGAAAAGTACTAAGACGGGCCACTGCAAAGGCATTGATGGCTATTCCAAAGAGAAGAAAAGTCCTGGAAAGAGAAAGAATAAAATGGGAGGTGATCAACTTCATGGAGCAACACAAGTTCTGTGCTGAAAACCCTGCATCCCGACTATATACTTTTGACAAAGCCGATAACCTGCAAAACGtgtttatgcagcaaacataaaAATTACGCtatgaaatttaaaagcattcACTCTGTAGGAATTGATATTTCACCAAACCCAGAAACGGTTAGCAAGAAAGTATCTGAACAGGACATGACTGATCTGCTAACCAATAAAATACAGGATGACACAGAAGTCGAGTTTGAGGAGTTGAAACGCGTAGAAGTAGAGGGGAAGAAGAAAACGAAAAAAGTTACATCCAAGAACACAAAAGAAGAGAATAATCAAACATACACAACTGCAGTTCCGAGATTTATTACAGCATGTTTCTAGGCTGAAGACGCAATATACTGCCATAAGAAATCTAAAAGCCAACTTGCCAAGAAATGAAATATGTATCCATATGGATTTTGCAGAAAATTTTACATGCAGCAGCGCCGACGAATTTTAAAGCGCTTATTGGAACAGCACAGGATTTACACTGCATCCGGTAGTTGCTTACTATAAAGAAGAAGATGAGCTGAAACACAagaatttgatttttgtttctgATGTCACAAACCATAATTCCACAGTGGTGGTcacgatcttgaaaaaaactagtCCCTTACATGAAAGCATCGAGTATGACTGTGTTTTATAATGGAACTGAGTATGAAACCACAGCCAAAGAACTTGAGATGAAAAACCCGAATTCTGTTTCGGGAACCATAAAGTTGCATGCATTATTTGCTGCACACAATCAGTTATATACCGCAAAGGTCTCATGTTACTGTGAAGCCTGTTCAAAAGGCGAATACTGTGGACACTGGAAAATATACACTGTACCAGAAAAAcacaatgtacatgtaagtaACGAAGCCAACCTATGTGAATGTTCACTTAAACGGAAGTTTATAGATCATAAAGGAAAtatcgatgaaaacagaaataagTACAGATCTGAAGCTAAACATACCTGAAATGTGCGCAGACAGAAATGGCACTTCACATATCGCAGATGAAAATGTGTTGCCCAAAGTCTCAGATAAAAATGAATCCCCATTGATCAAACCAGTCAAagatcagtgctccagctaggtctaAATTGAATTCGTGCCCTGCCCTGCCCCTccaaacctccgccctgcccttcttAGGGGCCCCCCTCCCCTGcccttaaattttttttatatattttttttttacattaaattatgataattaccggtaatgaatctcttattacattgttattaatttattcctcattgaagacattgaatggtttaataataatgggaataatatattctaacaattattaaaaacatataaatgaacatgcagcagcaacaggaagcattccagagaCCCAAGCGCACTTGAAAGGcagcccttttgacaaaaagccccccccccttcccttttcaaatcctagctggagcactgaagacGCATACTATCTTGTAAATTTGGATGATATCGCATACTATCTTGTAAATTTGGATGATATGGTCTACCCAAGGGAACTTCTCAAGGTTGATGATGATAAACAGGAGGCGATAGTTTCATGGACGAAACTAATGGGAAAGGAGATTTGTTAAAGTGGCCGTTAAGAGAAGACGTACAAGATGTTGAATTCGAACAGTTTGTACGTGAAATCCAAGAGCCACCTGGCAGTCCAAACTTGAAGATGCCCATTACACGTTTTTTGACACCACTTTCAATAGCCAATTGCTTGTAGCAAAAGCAAAAGGCagtttatgtagtttgttttgtgaaaattgattgttttcacaaaaagtgtCACGTACATTGACTCGAAAATAGTTCTAAGAAGTATGTATAACAGCATATAAACTACTGTTGAACTCATAAATGgttgtgtttattaaatgtgaacgttttaatcataatgtttgttatttgaaaatgtaaacgtAGTTGACTTAGTTGTAATTGCATGTTGTCTATAGGAACAAAATAGACTTGTCAAGCACGTTAAAGGGttcgtccaacagattttggcatgtattgaagcttgtcattaaatgctttaaatgctttatattgattaatttaaacatttgaactaataatctcctgtaaaaaaacaagaatacattttaaaaatgggaaaaaaagtaaacctcaacagggctcgaaccactgacccctggagtcctggaataagagcttcccgcctagaccactcgaccatccacgctcatgttttgagcggatgtattttatagctatataagcaatcctcgttgtttcccaaaatattgtttcgcgttgcatgatacaacgctttatctgttggacttTAAGAGTtctttaaatctatgtttttccgtgtacatgtgtatttcaagatttttcaagttaagccattagatttttatcatttttgtatcAATGAAACGAATTAGGCATGCTTATAAAGATTCTTTGAATTGTACGTTATGAAAGTTTGATGGTCAGGTACGTTAAAAATACAAAGGTTGTTAACATACTTGATTTTGGCTGAGATATTAATTTTTCCTTGTAAGAAAATATTAATGATGTTTTcgtaaaaatgtatgtttgaatttgatttttaaaccaacgttgttcaaatgtcatttatataatccTTTAAATGAACAGCATGATTTAACAAACACCCCTTTTTAAAACTTGTCaagtaaattttaaaaaatgacgaCAAAAATTAGAAAtgattaacaaaaaatgaaataacagtcTGGTATCTGTTTAGCACAAACTaccaaatataatgataaataataattgaatctgtGCGAAGTGATTTATATGTATTGATGTGTTAAAATGAATATAACGTACCTGACATTAGAATATCAGTGTGTCAATGATTAtgcaaatattatgaaaattggaTATTTCTAGGTGACCCCGTTGTTATTTTATGTACAGTTTGGTGTTcaagttgattttaataaagtttatggttcaattgctttgttttaattttccaacATTTTTCTATGTGTTAATGTCCCTTTAACTGGGATTCAATGCATAGTTTCTAGCTATGATATCATCATTTTGGCCTTGATATATTACACTTATCACTATATTACACCAAATAACTTTGCTGGAAATCAATCTTATTTTGGTGCAAAAAGTGAACAAGTGCACTTGTGACTTTCTCGCACAATGCcaagcagtttaaatgaaaataacattggtGCAGTAAGTAGACAAGTGCACTTATTTACTTACTGCACCGAACAGAACTATGTGTGTAAATAATACAGTatgattttttcttaaaaagtaccaATTAAACTGGAATACCATTCTGATATTTATTTAGAACATGTATGACATCATTTTAGatcattttatgcaaaaaagtcatttttgaaaaaaatgtcacttatcACTGTTTTGCGCTAAGGTGACGATTTATAGTTTTCAAATATTTGTCTACATATTTCTATATTTTTCACTGTAAAACAGTGTATTTTCGTTTCAGAATCTCAAGGCACTCAGGTAACACAATCACTCTTTTTGctttcaggctttttccgccctatgccacgggtccgaaattcggccccattcccaatgcaagtctggttgtttttttcccaattgaatttttttttcccaattccaaaaaaaaaaatttttttttttttttttaaccttaaaatgtatgagttaacctgatccagtgtagaatatagaaagtattgcataattaaattatttgttgccttgaatttgttttaaaaaccgtaaaatatgttaatgattatttaagactttccttattttcctcaaaatccggcgcttcgcgcaatttttttcacctcaaaaaaatcaggccttttccccaaattcagattaaaaaacctgcacttattacacatgttcataatattttgtaaaattttaataataagttatcaaaatagtcgttatttaccagttaacggcttctttgaaatataagaaacgctttttacatgcgataatttttcccaattgagccaattttgcgattatttttttttcccaaaatgggggttttcacgacgcgaaattcccaaaattccagtgtggctttttcccaaaatggagcggaaaaagcctggctTTTTGCTccaagcattttgcaattttctCACTTTTCATTACTGCAAATTTTCTGCCTAGCATCATTTTGATGCATATGTTAAGGCCaaaaaaaataggtccgtttctggtctgcttgaaaaaaaaaacagggtcGATAGGTAGGGAATggcttttttttcttgtttttttttccttcggGTATaagaatggaaggctactaaagcttataataggaatacatgtatatatgctttATTTGCTTGAtatgatattacatcttatatgaacgaaaatgaacaattttttttttggcgaccccaataaaaagttgagggtcggtgccgattcgggagacacggtcgggcgaCCGGAAATGGACCTTTTTTTTATTGGCCTAATGGAAAGCTAAATCATTAATGTATGTtattgaatacaaattatttatcaCATCGCCAGGCCTTTTCcgatgtaaatagtgtttcttatatttcaaagaagctgttaactggtaaataacgactatttcgataacataataaaattttacaaagtattatgaacatgtgaggtAAGCgcagttttttttatctgattttggggaaagggcctggccatttttgaggggaaaaaaatcgcgcgaaaacaccggattttggggaaaataaggaaagtcttaaataatcaatttaacataacttactttttttttaaacaaattcagggcaacagataatttaattatgcaatatttttctatattctacactggatcaggttaacttatatataaaaaggtttaaaaaaaaaaaaaaaaaaaaaattggggaattgggatttttttttaattgggaagaaaacaaccagatttgcattgggaatggggccgatattcggaccagtggcatagggcggaaaaggcctgatcgcatatttttatttaaatgttcaataaggccactccaaattgatttgttggtctactgattttttataaaaaaaagttgaaaaggcgtgagaaaaaaaaaatctatttttttttgaaaacaggaaaattctCAAGCAAGCAAAgagaaaaaaaatttaaaaacaagagggccatgatggccctgcatcgctccactgttttttctttgcgaaaaaaacgtgtaatgcgcatgggttgaaatgtactcaagcatgtgactttctctttctatccctcgtcacactgggcgcttaaagttggaaggatgagcatttttatatatggaaaaagttactaccgtgttaactaaacagacaaaaaagccccggaattgttgcacaggtcctttgcttataacgtaggtacattcatctctccaaaagatattgtcgttctttctatttcacatatttttagatgctgaagatcaaatctacgcatttgatttgaaacagattcacaagacacATAGTAATCAAAATTCCTTAActctttaccaaacaacacattttggactttcccaatttgaaagaggttgcagacgtcaattgaattataatggaatatgaaggaaatgatcaggtagggtagaaataattgtgataaaaggagaaattgctcatcaacccacacatccctatataagaccaacaagcctgagaatattatgataatctaaagattatttctttatatttataaatgtatttaattaagtaatacatttgatttctaagatcaattcataacttatattaagaaaattatagaatggtcagaaatatatggATTgatgagcaattgacaatcatttcaacaattcatgatcagtcacgattcacaaatggaacaatgaatcattagttattaaaaagcagcatatacgatagttaagaacattgcacttcattaatttcaacacctctttgatacaaagtttgagtttaccgtgcagtatcatatattgactttccttgaaataattatgttcatggaagctgtgtttttaaaatcaataatatattatttaactggttttaacactataaaaaagacatgaaattaacatgtcatccaaaatattttcatccagaTATATGGTcttttcgacatatttaaataaaaccagacttttttcagtttataagaaaaacatttataacacatgttcttacttcaatgcctttgtaagcagtcaccatctgacctaaaatggcactaaatgacagggtgtTATCTCATgcttacaagatgttgatgttttgttggtcacagccaaatggccgcagtaatctccactggtaaacgtcatatgttcagttttgtaacccccggggccgggtctaatttgagcccaggggaataatttgaacaaatttggtagaggactttaagatatcactacacaccaaatttagtagccctaggctctataattaagaacaagaagatttttaaagtttgcaccagggttggcaccaatcgaccgcccccggttttaaccggtggtttttaccggttaaaaccgccccggtcaatactcccaaagtggtcattactggtcaatacaggtcgattgaactttacccccaattttgattaatattccattcttaattaaacaatagtgataatgcaaattaaacagacatgttgccaataatgtcttaagctattaatacccaatattttatacctgttcatgcaatttgtaggccaatctctcaatattttgaaaattagtcaaagttgcagttattaaattggatttttctggtcgattgaacttaataaaaaattctaatgaatgttcagataattctgtgcttgattcaacaaaaataacaatatgaCACACCAATGATGTGCATTATCAAAAGTATATTCAATGTTTTTGAGATTTAAAAAGGTTGGGgtacccaaaactgataataggacctttttgacacgacccttacttgtcatgtacatgtattcttgcctagatttctttaaattctttttaaacaaaatattttattttccattgatacatgtaaaaaaagaaaaagaaataattattaaagactaAATAATTGAAGAGTCttgagtagacccacaattggaaaacattattttttggcaaaatcaagaactttgattgcttattcatgtGAAGACCAATTGAGCTTTTAAAt
Encoded proteins:
- the LOC127873818 gene encoding ubiquitin-conjugating enzyme E2 S-like isoform X1, whose amino-acid sequence is MGIHFYLRLWATHFHLRYVKCHFCLRTFQTIKCLLIVPNPESALNEEAGKLLLEQYEDYTKRAKIYTEIHAKPPKFSEPVSTDAISEGPIAKKHAGDKKLLDKKKKEKKKILKRL